From Toxotes jaculatrix isolate fToxJac2 chromosome 7, fToxJac2.pri, whole genome shotgun sequence:
ACTCCAACACATGAGACGCAGATTTCACTGATCGAATGTGACATCTGATGTATTGTCCACGCGAGTGCGAGCCTCTGCAGGAGCACATGAAAGACGCAGCTGCCTCACATCTTCAAAGAGCAAGAATCGTTTGTTTAttcttccatctctctgtcttcacagtTTCCTCCTGAGGACGGTGGGATGGTGACAGCTAGAGGTTAGCCTTCAGCTCTTATTCTCTTCTGCAGCGTACAGGAGGTGCCTGAAATCCACCAcatcaaacagtgacagtgtttaaGGTAACAATcaggaaatgtttattttactggTGTCTTCTACCTATGATTGGACCTGTTATCCATTCCTGAAAACATTTTGCCATTTTAAGCACCTGAATATCTGCTACTGTAGATCTCCGGGAGAAGAATCACCAATCAATAGCTTTTCTGggcaaacaggaaaaaaaccaGTCACTAATGAAATTTGTTGCAGTACTGATCTTTGGGAATGCAGGAGGTACAGTGTCAAAGCACTAATGatatgttggaaaaaaaagaagctgaacTGAACCGAATGATTATTCGGTTAAGTACATATTGAAGCTAAAGAGAAAAAGCTAAATTTTCTACTTCTAACTTCCCAGTTGTGataatgtgctgcttttctctgttttacataATTATTAATGCAGTATTTTGGAGTTTTGGACTGGtggtcagataaaacaaggTGCCCCATTCAACTGTGTATAACCTTACACCCTGTCTACTGGATTGTGGGTTACTGAGACCCTGCTGCGGAGTCTCACGTGAAACTAAAGCAGTGTCTGGGTTTAAAAAATTAGCCGACCTACCCTTTAATCCTATGGTTTTAACCATCTACGCTGATGCCGGGACATGTCAGAATGATGTGGTCCTGTCAGATGAGGTGGATGAAGGTGAGAAATCCATTCTGGCTTTGAATAAAGACAAACACCCACAGCCCCTCAGGTGAACTACAGGCGTGATTCGGTGAAACTAGAGGTAATTCCTTGACAGGTATAACTTCATGATGAAACGAAACGTAGGCTCGCTTTGATCCTCGATGTAAAAAAACATGTTAGATAGACACTGACAGGGAACATCTTCATACACTTTGAGAGAGAGGAGCTTTCAGAGAGGCCTGTCAGTGACTCTctgtctttatgtctttatgtttgatgtttttaaacCCTTTAAACCGCATGGCTGGGTTCAGGCAGGAGACTGTAGGACTTAACACGTTTATTACAAGagaatcttaaaaaaaacacacaaacacaaaccagccATAGTACTACAATggaggtaaaaagaaaacaaaagttttcAATGTGGCTACTCAAATATAGATACCTTCACTAATTGTCAgcctggtgaaaaaaaaaacaaaagtataaATTTAAACAGGATGATCcaactaaaacatttttactaacacacaaacatgttacaactgttgagaaaaaaaactgaaattgtctacattgaattttttttatgcgTTTAGAGTTCGTAGTGCAACAATTATTCAATTCAACCATCTTTTCACCACTTCACACGTCTATTTCTACATTACTTGAAAATCTGCACGTCTTCTTTTAACACCCCACAATTAAGCACTAACAAGTAGTgagttgttttcagtttcaaactTGTGTATGGCACAGTCGTCGTAGCTTTGTCAACTGAGTTTATACAGGGAGGCACCAGCATGGTCATGGTTAAAGTTTTGTTGGCCACGTGTTTAACAAGAGCAGTTGGGATATCCCCAAATATCTTCGCACACATATGTGCCGCTCTTGTTGGCCACATTTACACCTGAGTAGGTTTCAGCCACAAGGGATGTTTATGACTTTAATAGAACTCAAATCTTTCCACTCATCTACctacaaaagcacacaaacaacagtttttctttctcctccttgaGTCCCTGAATGTGTTGGCATCTCCACAATTGCTGTTCACCACTGATCAGCACCAGGAAAACAACCTCCCCACCATTTCAAAGAACAGCTTGTTGGGCTTTCTGAAGTACCTACAGAGCTTCTTAAATGCCTGGGTGCTCAGGGGCGCATGCGGCCTGCCTTTAGACTCGTCCAGGCACTTATCGTGTCCGGAAGAGAGGAGGCAGTAGAAGCCCTTGGTGGTGTTGTAGTAGAAGTTGTTGGGACTGATCCGGGGTGGTAGGTCCAGAaacctctctgcctttctcagCTCAGGGAAGGGATCCCGGATGAGCGCATCACCATCCACCACGTGGATCTGCTCCCTGGGGAAGACCTCCAGCCAGCGAGCCAAATGCTGATGGTACAGGCTCCTCTGCAGCGCTTTGTACCCAGGGTCGATGTGGCCCTTGTGGAGCAGGAGCTCCTCTAGCGGCTGGTAGGGCTTGTGGCGGCTCAGGCGATTGTGGAGGACCTGGGTGTAGTCAGAGACCAGCCTCTCAGCTGGGTCCCGGACGATGAGTAACAAGCGAACGGCGGGATTCATGTCCCAGACACGTGCAGGAACCTGAGGAGCTGCAAAGTAGCCGGGGGTCTTCTCCACTGTCAGCTGACCGGGGAGGGTGAAGGGCATCTGGGCTCGGTACCAGGCCAGGCCTCGGCGGTAGTGCTCCTCCACGTTGAAGTAGTGTACCTGAGAGAAGGATGGAacaaagaagatgaagaaaaaaaagacgacAACTTCTTGTTAATTTTTATGTCACTTTTTGCTGCAACGGCTTTGACAGCCTTTCTTTATTAGTACCAAAAGAATTTCACCGTCCAAAAGACGTTTCATTTGACCCCATCTTGTCCAAACCAATCTACAGTATTCCTTAGCACAAGTTTTCCAACTTTGCTGTCCTCACCTCGAACTACCCTGATTAGGATTTCTCTCTGTGCAACTTCTTTGGGACAGGCTTGTCATCATTCATAACCATGTACTGTAAGTACACGACAGACTGTATATAGGCTGAGCTGACTTTGCTCTGGTTTGGTCTTTGCCTTTCTGCGTTGACGTAGATATGATATTACGCAGTTTACTGTGTTTACTCTGCTGGGGCTGCTGTCACTTTTCCGTGGTAGAAAACAGAAGGTTCAGTTGGGGAAACAGGAGGGTAACTACACTACATctgtgcccccccacccccacccgaCTACGTCAGTGAAGCGGATTTGTCACTGCTGTTATAACACTGATTCAGTTCAGGCAGAGCACTGAAGTCATGCTTGCATCATCATAATTCAGGGTCAGTGGGATCGTTGGTACATCAGATGATCAGTCAGCCGGTTGACTTTTAACATTCAGTTACTGATATATTCATACAGGTGTAAAGGATGGAAACGGTCCTGGATAACTCCAGGACGTTTGctaagtgtgttttatttgattcactgatcatttgtttttgtttttataatgtaaaatatttatttgaaaactAACTTgtaactgtcaaataaatgtagtagaGTAAAACTatacagaaacagaagacaaaatTCTCAAGAAAAGTGCTAAAGTACAGTACTTCAGTAAATTGACTCAGCTGTTTTCCACCACAGGTGATAGTATAATTATTGGGTACCTCAGCCTTTGCAACTTCCACATCTGGGTGCAGGTTGAGCATCTCCAGCAGGGCTCTGGTGCCGCCTTTCCGCACGCCAATGATAATAGCTCCGGGCAGCCGCTGCTGGGTGGCGTTGTAGGAGgcggaggaagaggatgatgaagaggagtaGGCAGTGGAGCTGGAACTCCCAGTGCGTAATTCCCTTAAGCACACAGACAGCtgagtctgcagcagcagaagcaccaGCAGAGCTAGAAGCACTGTCCACAGCAtggtgccacacacacagaggtggagTGGAGgttatgtacacacactcatgaagTTCCCAGACTCGAACAGAGTTGTGCTTGTCGTCAGTCAGCAGGGGGCCTCAGAAGGGAGCTCTTCAATTTGGCAACCTATGAgtcaagaaaaaataaaggttGTTGCCCAGTTTCATCTTTAATACTGGAAAACCGACACACTTGGCAAGAGAGCTGCTGATAAAGAGGCAATGTGaggtcatttttaaaataaatataaatataacttATTAAAATTCAGCAGGATAAAAACCAAGGGTTGAACTGAGGCCTTGGATGATGTTTTTCATCAAGTTTAATCAAGTTTAACATATTTTAGGACAGATAAGGACTGTGGCTCTTGAAATAAGGAAACTACAGTGTCAAAGAATAAAAATCAAAGAACAAAGATCATCTTTCTGGAACAATCAGTTATTTGTTAATGAGTTTATTTTATTGGATCCTCATTAGCTTCTGCTAATGAAATCTAACACATCAGCCAGAAAAACTGTCTGCCCATCAGCCTACACTCAATATCCCATAGTgatgaagtgaaaacatgattttatttgcaaatgatgatttaaatttgatttgcaaatttaaaaactcaaatctctcatttacaaacatgTTTGATTCAGTGATTTGTGGAAGCCCCTGTGGCAGCTTAGAGTCTCCGTGGATAAGTCTCTACAAGGTTCgaacacctggatttgggcagtttatcccatGCTTTCTGACAGATCCTCTCAGTCTCCGTCAGATTAGACGGGAAGCATCTGAAATGCTATCTTCAGGTCCCTCCACAGATGTTCTCTGGGGTTTAACTCTGGGCTTTtgctgggccactcaaggacagtcagtgacttgtcctgaagctgctgcagtgttgtcTTGACCTTATGCTTCAGGTCACTGTCATGCTGAAAGGTGAACGCTCGCCCCAGTCtcatatctctctctcactctgcagcAGGTATTCTTGTATTTGGCTGTATTCATCTTTGCCTCAGTTCTGACCAGTGTCCCTGTCCCTGCCGCTGGGAAGCGTCCCCATAAAGCCCGATCCTGCCACCGTCATGCTTCACCGTGGGGATGGTAttagccaggtgatgagcagcGCTTGGCGTTTGCCTTGCATAGTGATTGGAGTTCTGCCCAAaatctttttcctttccttttcatctCACGTAGCAACAGCAGTTGCTTAATGCACACGCACTTGCTCTTTTATGTTCCCATATGTCTGAGATGGTCCTGCACTCTAATGTGCCATATCACAAAGTCTCTGTTCAAGCAGTGGTGGTTTCAGCCCAGAATATCAGACTGTGAAGTGATTATGGCAGGAAGATATTAAAATATGAATCTACATCtaaagcagaaagagaggagatgcATTGAAAATTAATGCTGTTACGAGGTTTAGGGTCTCCCCAAGGACGGCTGACCTTCCTCTGAGTTCAGCTGAACCGCTTTGACAGTATGTAAGACAAGGTGCAGAGAATCCTGGATGTCTGAACGCTGCAGCATGTCTCCTGGTGTTGGGCTTAATCTGCATGTGGTGATGTTTCAGAATGTTTCTCAAGtgtaagaaaacacattttcaacagatGCATTAAAGGAGCCAACTGATCTTTCATCCAAGACGGTTTTGTTTCAACTGAGCATCAGATATCATCTCATCTGCTGCgggaaaaacaaatctgtgatCAGCTACACATGATCAGCCAACATCAGCTCTGTTTGTTCAAATACTGTATGAGTGTTCAAGGACAGTCAGTAGTCAAACACTCTCCTCATCTTAAACAACACCaagcccttgagcaaggcatgTAGGTTCCCATGTGTTTGAGCACAAATGATCAGCTGCTTAACCACAGAGAAGACGGTGAGGTTGTTCTCCACAGCTCCCTGGGTGTTTTGCAGACTATGAGTGTAAAACAGAGGTTTGATAAGAGCAGTGCATATCTCATGGAATGGTCCTGATCAAAACAATAGACAAGCTGTGAAGAGTGAAGCCTACAAATATGTCACAGCGTCACCCGCATTACGTGAGCCGCACAGCAGTGATCACTGAAGACCAGCCAGGGACAAAATCCCTGAGATGACAACTGTTTGAGGAAAATTCCACCGTTAGTCTGGGGCCAGGAGACGGctatcttagcttagcacaaagactgcagagtgaaacaggaagacagaaagtGCCAGTGTCAGTAGATGCTCAGaagtttttcctctcatttattATGTTTTGACACGTATGATAGCAGTGCAATGCGTttgcttgttttccttttgcttgCTCTTGTCTCTGTATGGAGTGGgtgaataaaaacattcattgaGGAAAACTTCTGGAGCACAGCCGTCGTTTATGTCATTattcacacctgtgctttttctggcACAGTGTTCGCTTTCCTACAGGTCTCTAGGTGGTTATTCTAGTCAAGGGAAGGTAAGGGTTTCATTTTAAGCCACTGTTTGAACTGTTATCAACAAGCAGCGAAGTGGGAAAAACTGTCCGTGGAAATACTGGAAATTTCTGACAGCTATAAAATCTCTTATTGCTGGAAGTTACATCTCAAGAAGCTTCATTAATAACAGGAGCTGTACAGTTTGTTTCCAGTTCTTTTTGGTTTCACTTGTTAACAAACAATAACAGTAGGTACTTTAAATGGTGTCACTACAAACCTAACAGTGGGGTAACCACCtaagaaaaacatgcaaacagggACAAAAGAACAAAGtttccctgcttttttttccccactttgcCAACATCATGTGGAGGCAGTATAAATAGGACATTATGACAGCACTGAATTCATGTCTGTTAAAGCTTCTTTGGAGGGAGAGGTTGGTATGCTGGCttcttaaatgattaatttctCCCTGTGCAATGTGGATGCTCTtgagctgaaatattttttcacttcagttcaaCTTCAGTTTGGCTGCGctgtaaaatgctgtttgttttgggcCAGGTGTAGACCACCAACATGAAAATGGTCCTTAAACTACTTCCAGATGTAAtttgacaactttttttttttttttttttttttaaacacacttaattagttaattagttttttttttcttagattgGCACAGCACACAGTTATTACCAACACCAAACCCttgctcttgtttttctgttggtcccagtgcttttcctgttgttgctgttgttattgttgttagtGTTGTTACTGTGCTGAAGCCGCCCTGATGCGACTGACTTATTAATTAGCGTAACAATGTTCTGGTTCAGGGGAGGAACCTCTGTCTAGAGTTGTTCCTGTAGCACAGCGCTAATTGTACCTTCAGGGAGCGTCTCTGCACCCCCAACCTTCTGTGCTATCCCCTGGCTTGGTGACATTGTCGTCATCGGTGTTGCAACCTTCGCCATCCCTCGCTAACTGTGTACGGGAGTTTCACTGTACAGcagtgtgtggtttttgtttgttgatgtAGGTGTTACAGGTGTGGTGACTGTTCACTTATGACTACAGAGCTGCAGTTAGATTAAATGTATTGTcatatgtaaacaaaaaacaagtaatttcaaattaaacaaaaatcaaGACCAGCCTCCTGCATTTTATTATGAAAAGAGCTGAAGTCTGTTTCATCCCCTTTGACGTCCTCCTGCAGAGTCATGGTCGAGAAAGCACATGCTGCCAAAACTTCATGGCAATTCAtggctgttgagatatttcagtctggaccgaGGTAGTGGACCCACCAGCCAAGAGACTGACATTGTCATCGTTTGATGactcagctgtttctctgttgatCCCACTCTCATTCACTTCAATTTATGGTTCCATGTAAACACCAATAGATCAGCAGAATATGCAAATTTGCATACAAATATTgatttttgattgatttttgtcCCATCACCGTTTTGTACAATATATGACCAGACTGCAAACTGCAGCATAAACCCCCAGGCGGTGCATTGAATCAAATATTAcaccacttcttttttttctttctcccccctCAGAGACATTACACCACTCACACCGTCGAACACTCACCACCTTGCTCCGCTTCATTATTTCCTGACTACAGGCCCAGAACATTTTTTGATCACTATGAGTCACTGCCAGAGACAAAGCTGTGCTTTGCATGATTTACTTTGGCCCCTGTCAGACGACAGCAGCGTATCCTATGTGATTTAAATGCTTCTCTGTTAACTCGGTCAATATCAGCTGTCCTACATATGAACTCTGCCTCGCGGTGAGAATGCCAAACCCGGAGCACCTACAGTCATTATTTTGATGTGAAGCAGCAAACTGGGCTGATGCCAATCACGGTACAGTTTATGCGTGCactgaaacaaagagagagatctTCTGAaaggtttatgtgtgtgtctgtgtctgtgtttaatgtgtgtgctGCACAGTGAAGACACATGCTTTGTGTTAAGTGGTTGCGTGAGTCCCCTGTGACTTCTTCTGTAAGCAGGAATATTTCGCTGCTGTCAAGCCGCTTCACTTCAACCTCGCCTCATgaccttcctctccctcttccctcctcccatACTCCCTCTCACCCTCCCTTGTCCTCTTTAACCCTCACCTTTGTTCCCCGTTTCCTCAGCCCGTTCTGTAACTCTTTCTCCATGAGCTGTTTGACTTCCCTGTTTATGGATCTGCTAACAAACCCCAGCACCATGCTAATGGGGATGCCCTGCAGCAGCCTCTTAGCTgctcataaataaaacacaagtgCACCTTTCCATCCTGAAATATTTTTGAGTCAATAACCTTTTAATCTTGACGAATTGGAAATGAGACAGGGTTAGATTTAGAAATGAGAAACACTTCTGTGCACATGTATCTGAAACTTTTTCAAGGGGATATATGGAGTTTTTGTTCAACTTTCCTTCAcctaaaaatataattatttaaatataattaaaatataatttgattcaaaaacatttcagttatAAACTTTATATTGTGTATGTCAGTAAAATTTGTAAATACCCATTTTGCACTTAGTGTGTTTTGTTGAAAATTGTCTGACAAACAAGAATATACACAAATTTTACAACATAGATCCCCTTTACACAGTGTGcatgacatacagtattttatatTAGTCCTTTatttaatgaaacaaaaacaactgaattTGGGGGAAAACGTTTTCTAAAGCAAAAACTTTtgttggtatgtgtgtgtgttttctgtctgtgtgttttagattGATTACAGATTTGAATTGCTTTTGGATGAGATGTTGCTCTAAAATCAACTTGATTGTCTGCACGCAGGTTAAAATGAGCCGTATTTAAGGATCGTAAAGGATTTTAGGACACTTCGTGCCTGGCCTTGTTGGTATAAATGACACAAAATctaaacaaaatggccgacatCATTAGCACCACTTAATGGCTGGACGGCTCTTTTTATCTACCATATGAGCTCTGAGTTCGTCTCTTAGCTCTGCTCAATGAGGCTCACATGAGTCATTGCAAGTCCTTGTCTTTGCCGCTCATCGCTTCTTGTGATTCACATTAGCCAGCATGGATAGggagaacaaaaaacaacaacaacaacaacaatgccaGGACTGTCAATGATGCGTGAATTCTCCATATTGTCAAACACAAGTATCTCGCCAGGCTGGGGAAGATAGAGATGGAGCgaaagaagaaaagggggaGGGTGGAGTGTAATTATCTGTGAAAGGCAAATGCTGTCATCTGCGTTTTGGGAGAGTCCCCGTGTCTTATAAGTtttggtgtgtgcgtgtttgtgtgtgtatcttgcctcatctgcatgtgtgcagcGCCTTTGCCTTTTGTGCAAGTACACAGCATGCGACTGCCTGCGATCCAGGCCCTTAGAAATATCTTTCTTCTGAGCGATGGTATttgggggggttggggtgggggaaGGATTATCCTGTACAGAGAGACGCAgggtggcagggagggaggagacgGGCGGTAGGGAGGCGTGATGGGGCTGAGGtacagttggtgtgtgtgtgtgtgtgctctgcaggagggtgtgtgtgtaaggcAGCAAGGAAGATTGTCCCTGGTAGGGGGTGGCATGGTGAAATGCCTTGGATTGCCAAGCCTGTCATATCACCAAGGCTGTGAGAGTCAGATAAaactctctctgtcctccttcctttctttcgTCTTCCATTCAGTGCCCCCccttccatccatctctctttcacactctggtctccttccttttttctttatttgctgGGTCCCACCTTCATTTCCTCGGccatttgtctttatttaccCTCAAACTTCCACCTCGGCCGCACTTTCTcggttttctgtttgtctccgTACACCTTCTTGAACCCCGCTcctgctcagccaatcacatttgCTGATTACAGCGCACATACATCACAGCCACGGAGATgattgcttttcaaaataacaaagGAAATGTAACAAGGCTGCTCCTATTTCCCATCTCGTTCCCATTACTCGCCTGGAGAGGAGACGGCCAACACTCGGAGGGGGGTCTgtaatcaaaataaatgaagcCATCTGAGAAAGACGGGAATCGGTCATGCTTCCAGATCGGGCCCTACCGCGGGCGTTCTTCCCGGGTTCCTCCGTTATTGCGCAGAAAAAATGGAGCAGaatgaaaagggaaaatttGGATGGTGGTTCGTGATGTTAGACAATGtatgaataaagaaaagataCTCATGAGATTAAGTCCACCCCCAAGTCCACCCTTCCTCCTTTACCCGTCTCAGTATGTTACAAAAATCCTTTTAAGCCCAACAAAGCGTCCGATCTGCTTCCAGGTCTTTCAGAGTTCACAGATAAGATGAAAGAAACATAAGATAtgaatgagagagtgaaaagatCTCTCCCTATCTCTGCTGAAGTCAAGGAGCTTCACCTCTCGCAGGCACTCTGTCTATTTGTGTGAGGAGTTCGAAGCACCCTGCACCAGGTACTGAGCCTGAGGAGAGAGATGCTTAAGTTGCCAGCATGAGTGGAAGGTTTGATCTTTTCATGAGAGGTTCAGAgtaaagaagaagacagaactGTCCAAGTAGGTCTCTACAAgagcctcttcctctctcttcatctctctctcagaagtttgtttgtgctgccaAAGCTCATACGGGCATTTTTAACAATGTCAGGCACGCAAGTAAAATACTTAGCAGCAGTAGtatacatgcatgcatatttTTGAACCAGCAAATTAAATGACGCACTGTGTCTTTTGTAGATAGAAGCGTTTTCTAATCTGACGCCCCCATTGGCAGGATCATATCATTTCTCTGTGCCTTCAGACACTGTTACAAATCACTGTTGAAAAACGAATCTGTCTTATGGTGCGACTGCACTGTGGTAAAATTATGTACATATATAAATGCATAtacattttaacagttttacCATGTGACACGTGGTTTTCATGTGTCCCACTGACCTGTCGCTGAACACCAGCGAGGCAGGTTTTATCTAATATGACGAAGGATAAGacgaaggaggaagaaaagagagctGGTGTGCTACAGACTCACGAGTCACTTCGTTGGCTGAGACATAACAAGCCTCATTTTTGAATTAACTGTATTTATAGGTTTATATTTATAAGCTTTGAACAATCGGTGCACGGATAGTGACACGTTACAGAACCCTGCACACGGCTGCCAACACTGGGAGTCAGGGGAGGTGAACCTGAGGCAGACTAATCAAATTCCCCGGGTCCCTGGTTCAGCTCAATCCACGTCCTTTCTTAGGGCATGTTATGTCCTGTAAGTAGCTGGTGCAGCCACAAGACTTTGTGCAGATCAAATCCCCTAGATGTgacaaaaactattaaaatttACAACGAAATGAAGTACACAGATGGCAGGATGCTTTAAGCAGAGTAGATGGACACTAATGTTccacaaaatactgaaaatctACTTTAAAATCATCAACTTTCTTCCATGGTCACAGTACAGGTGATGCCAGAACCCAGCATTTAATCATTTGTTGCTACTACAAAACAGTAGCGTGCGTTCATTTCTTTCCTAGCATCTGCCAAAACAGTGCATTTCATCATTAGCAGTGTAAACTAATTGTTGATCTGGTTTGGAAGTAAGATACAGAATGTTAGCTCGCTGCCAAGTTCACTTGCCAAGTGTTTGTGATTAGTTTAGCACAAAAAATTCAGTTCCACTGAGACGTCAGTGCGGTGGGTTTACAAATGCGGCagtaacagacagaaagaggacaCCTAACACCCGCTGAAagcctctcctcacctcctgtaattttatctttatttgttttgcttttatctttCACTCTCCGTTCCTCCATCAacttgtttctgtctctctctgaccttcGCTGAGGTCTGTCCGTCTTTTACCCATCAGCCCCCCGCTGGTTTTCAAATAAGACTCtttggaggggaaaaaaaaaaaagaaactctcaGCCCAGTGGCACACACCCACCACCCTTTCACCCCCTCATCATCTtattcactcacacatgcataacACCCAGA
This genomic window contains:
- the hs3st1l2 gene encoding heparan sulfate (glucosamine) 3-O-sulfotransferase 1-like 2, producing MLWTVLLALLVLLLLQTQLSVCLRELRTGSSSSTAYSSSSSSSSASYNATQQRLPGAIIIGVRKGGTRALLEMLNLHPDVEVAKAEVHYFNVEEHYRRGLAWYRAQMPFTLPGQLTVEKTPGYFAAPQVPARVWDMNPAVRLLLIVRDPAERLVSDYTQVLHNRLSRHKPYQPLEELLLHKGHIDPGYKALQRSLYHQHLARWLEVFPREQIHVVDGDALIRDPFPELRKAERFLDLPPRISPNNFYYNTTKGFYCLLSSGHDKCLDESKGRPHAPLSTQAFKKLCRYFRKPNKLFFEMVGRLFSWC